A section of the Streptomyces sp. NBC_01591 genome encodes:
- a CDS encoding 4-hydroxy-3-methylbut-2-enyl diphosphate reductase, producing MGRMTATTPRRVLLAAPRGYCAGVDRAVIAVEKALEQYGSPVYVRHEIVHNKYVVQTLEKKGAIFVEETAEVPEGSIVMFSAHGVAPTVHEEAAERKLATIDATCPLVTKVHKEVVRFAQDDFDILLIGHEGHEEVIGTSGEAPDHITLVDGPEDVAGVEVRDPSKVVWLSQTTLSVDETMETVGALKEKFPLLISPPSDDICYATQNRQIAVKQMGADADLVIVVGSKNSSNSVRLVEVALGAGANDAHLVDFAEEIDEAWLEGVSTVGVTSGASVPEVLVDGVLAWLSERGFEDVEIVKAAEESITFSLPKELRRDLRAEAAALSEK from the coding sequence ATGGGTCGCATGACTGCTACGACACCTCGCCGCGTCCTGCTCGCCGCTCCCCGTGGCTACTGCGCGGGGGTGGACCGTGCCGTGATCGCCGTGGAGAAGGCCCTGGAGCAGTACGGCTCCCCGGTGTACGTGCGCCACGAGATCGTTCACAACAAGTACGTCGTACAGACCCTGGAGAAGAAGGGCGCGATCTTCGTCGAGGAGACGGCGGAGGTCCCCGAGGGCTCGATCGTGATGTTCTCCGCGCACGGCGTCGCGCCGACCGTGCACGAGGAGGCGGCCGAGCGGAAGCTCGCCACGATCGACGCGACCTGCCCCCTGGTCACCAAGGTCCACAAGGAAGTCGTCCGCTTCGCACAGGACGACTTCGACATCCTCCTGATCGGCCACGAGGGCCACGAGGAGGTCATCGGCACCTCCGGCGAGGCCCCCGACCACATCACGCTGGTCGACGGCCCCGAGGACGTCGCCGGCGTCGAGGTGCGCGACCCGTCGAAGGTCGTCTGGCTCTCCCAGACCACGCTCTCCGTCGACGAGACGATGGAGACGGTCGGTGCGCTCAAGGAGAAGTTCCCGCTCCTGATCTCGCCGCCCAGCGACGACATCTGCTACGCCACGCAGAACCGCCAGATCGCGGTGAAGCAGATGGGCGCGGACGCCGACCTCGTGATCGTCGTCGGCTCCAAGAACTCCTCCAACTCGGTCCGCCTGGTCGAGGTCGCCCTCGGCGCCGGTGCGAACGACGCCCATCTGGTCGACTTCGCCGAAGAGATCGACGAGGCCTGGCTGGAGGGTGTCTCCACGGTCGGCGTCACCTCCGGGGCGTCGGTTCCCGAGGTGCTGGTCGACGGCGTCCTGGCCTGGCTGTCCGAGCGCGGTTTCGAGGACGTGGAGATCGTGAAGGCGGCCGAGGAGTCCATCACCTTCTCACTGCCCAAGGAGCTCCGCCGCGATCTGCGCGCCGAGGCCGCCGCGCTCTCGGAGAAGTAG
- the ppgK gene encoding polyphosphate--glucose phosphotransferase, with protein sequence MQIFGVDIGGSGIKGAPVDLDRGDLAQERHKVLTPHPATPKDVVECVAEVVGHFDWSGPVGVTFPGVVTGGVTRTAANVDKGWIDTDARGLLGDRLSLPVTVLNDADAAGVAEMTFGAGRGRKGTVIVLTLGTGIGSALFIDGRLVPNTELGHLELNGNDAEKHASTKAKEDEDLSWHHWAHRVQKYLAHVEMLFSPELFIIGGGVSRKADKFLPLIEHVRAEMVPAELQNNAGIVGAAMAAAGR encoded by the coding sequence ATGCAGATCTTCGGCGTGGACATCGGCGGATCCGGGATCAAGGGCGCTCCCGTGGACCTGGACCGCGGAGACCTGGCGCAGGAGCGCCACAAAGTACTGACGCCGCACCCGGCCACGCCCAAGGACGTGGTCGAGTGCGTGGCCGAGGTCGTCGGCCATTTCGACTGGTCGGGCCCGGTGGGCGTCACCTTCCCCGGCGTCGTCACCGGTGGTGTCACCCGTACCGCGGCCAATGTCGACAAGGGCTGGATCGACACGGACGCCCGAGGACTGCTCGGCGACCGGCTGAGCCTCCCCGTCACCGTGCTGAACGACGCGGACGCGGCCGGCGTCGCGGAGATGACGTTCGGCGCGGGCCGGGGCCGCAAGGGCACCGTGATCGTGCTGACGCTCGGTACGGGGATCGGCAGTGCCCTCTTCATCGACGGCCGGCTCGTCCCCAACACCGAGCTGGGCCACCTGGAGCTGAACGGCAACGACGCGGAGAAGCACGCCTCCACCAAGGCCAAGGAGGACGAGGACCTGAGCTGGCACCACTGGGCGCACCGGGTGCAGAAGTACCTGGCCCATGTGGAGATGCTGTTCTCGCCCGAGCTCTTCATCATCGGCGGCGGGGTCAGCCGCAAGGCCGACAAGTTCCTGCCCCTGATCGAGCACGTACGGGCCGAGATGGTGCCGGCGGAGCTGCAGAACAATGCGGGCATCGTGGGCGCGGCGATGGCGGCCGCGGGCCGCTAG
- a CDS encoding DUF6542 domain-containing protein, whose product MEQHRTRPPQRRQSRQAPLSPQGTIEETATVYRVVSAPEGRSRPVPPVVLALRRLPNPRLTGIGAGLFAAATMFVLACLDLLVLDGSSVVFGVLFLPVCALTALWVRPADLVTAPIIVPIAFAIGVIPIAGGTGGFGGQTMAVVTALAVHAGWLYGGTLIAGLIATVRKVRLMRQRQRRMLLAAQTARPSSRGPRRPRR is encoded by the coding sequence GTGGAGCAGCACAGGACACGTCCCCCGCAGCGCAGGCAGTCTCGCCAGGCCCCGCTGTCCCCGCAGGGCACCATCGAGGAGACCGCGACCGTCTATCGGGTGGTGAGCGCGCCGGAGGGCCGCTCCCGTCCGGTGCCGCCCGTAGTTCTCGCGCTGCGCAGGCTGCCGAACCCCCGGCTGACCGGCATCGGGGCCGGGCTCTTCGCCGCCGCCACCATGTTCGTACTGGCCTGCCTCGACCTGCTGGTTCTCGACGGTTCGTCGGTGGTCTTCGGCGTGCTGTTCCTGCCGGTCTGCGCGCTGACCGCGCTGTGGGTGCGGCCCGCGGACCTGGTGACCGCGCCGATCATCGTGCCGATCGCGTTCGCCATCGGGGTCATCCCGATCGCCGGTGGCACGGGCGGCTTCGGCGGCCAGACCATGGCGGTCGTCACCGCGCTCGCCGTGCACGCCGGGTGGCTGTACGGCGGAACGCTCATCGCCGGGCTCATCGCGACCGTACGGAAGGTACGACTGATGCGTCAGCGGCAGCGCCGCATGCTGCTCGCCGCGCAGACGGCACGCCCCTCCTCGCGGGGACCGCGCCGCCCGCGGCGGTGA
- the ychF gene encoding redox-regulated ATPase YchF yields the protein MSLTIGIVGLPNVGKSTLFNALTKNDVLAANYPFATIEPNVGVVGVPDARLNKLAEIFGSQKLLPATVDFVDIAGIVRGASEGEGLGNKFLANIRESDAICQVIRAFKDENVVHVDGKVSPKDDIETINTELILADLQSVEKAVPRLTKESRLQKEKVAVLAAVEEAQKILESGQTLFASGITAGTEKGKLLHELHLLTTKPFLYVFNVDEDELVDEDFKNEQRALVAPAEAIFLNAKIESELIELDDDEALELLQSMGQEEPGLATLGRVGFDTLGLQTYLTAGPKEARAWTIKKGATAPEAAGVIHTDFQKGFIKAEIVSFEDLVETGSVAEARAKGKARMEGKDYVMQDGDVVEFRFNV from the coding sequence GTGTCGCTCACGATCGGAATCGTCGGCCTGCCGAATGTCGGCAAGTCGACCCTGTTCAACGCCCTGACCAAGAACGACGTGCTGGCGGCCAACTACCCGTTCGCCACGATCGAGCCGAACGTCGGCGTCGTAGGCGTCCCGGACGCCCGCCTGAACAAGCTGGCGGAGATCTTCGGCTCCCAGAAGCTGCTCCCGGCCACCGTCGACTTCGTCGACATCGCCGGCATCGTCCGCGGCGCCTCGGAGGGTGAGGGCCTGGGCAACAAGTTCCTCGCGAACATCCGCGAGTCCGACGCGATCTGCCAGGTCATCCGTGCCTTCAAGGACGAGAACGTCGTCCACGTCGACGGCAAGGTCTCGCCCAAGGACGACATCGAGACGATCAACACCGAGCTGATCCTCGCCGACCTCCAGTCCGTCGAGAAGGCCGTCCCGCGCCTCACCAAGGAGTCCCGCCTCCAGAAGGAGAAGGTCGCGGTTCTCGCCGCGGTCGAGGAGGCCCAGAAGATCCTCGAGTCGGGCCAGACCCTCTTCGCCTCGGGCATCACCGCGGGCACCGAGAAGGGCAAGCTCCTCCACGAGCTGCACCTCCTGACCACCAAGCCCTTCCTCTACGTCTTCAACGTCGACGAGGACGAGCTGGTCGACGAGGACTTCAAGAACGAGCAGCGCGCCCTGGTCGCCCCCGCCGAGGCGATCTTCCTCAACGCCAAGATCGAGTCGGAGCTCATCGAGCTCGACGACGACGAGGCCCTGGAGCTCCTCCAGTCCATGGGCCAGGAAGAGCCCGGCCTGGCCACCCTCGGCCGAGTCGGCTTCGACACCCTGGGCCTGCAGACCTACCTCACGGCGGGTCCGAAGGAAGCCCGCGCCTGGACGATCAAGAAGGGCGCCACGGCCCCCGAGGCGGCCGGTGTGATCCACACCGACTTCCAGAAGGGCTTCATCAAGGCGGAGATCGTCTCCTTCGAGGACCTGGTCGAAACGGGCTCGGTCGCCGAGGCCCGCGCGAAGGGCAAGGCCCGCATGGAGGGCAAGGACTACGTGATGCAGGACGGGGACGTGGTGGAGTTCCGGTTCAACGTGTGA
- a CDS encoding HAD domain-containing protein has product MLLPYLLLDIDGVLVPFPAADGSTPSTHIRHSVLPAGRNPDDPVPIWLNPTHGSLLADLLAGDLVAPVWCTSWRRDAATVAGPLLRLPEFPHLDLPRPQITTSHPNGYLWKRDHVEPWLGESAVVWVDDDFTGLDHAWASERTARGHPTLLIQPDPYIGLQRAHLVAVQEWASLQATAKGSLETEYQGQAGQSRL; this is encoded by the coding sequence ATGCTCCTGCCCTACCTCCTGCTGGACATTGACGGCGTCCTCGTACCGTTCCCGGCGGCCGACGGCAGCACCCCGTCCACGCATATCCGACACAGCGTTCTGCCCGCGGGCCGCAACCCCGACGACCCTGTGCCCATCTGGCTCAACCCAACCCACGGCTCCTTGCTCGCCGACCTCCTGGCCGGCGATCTCGTCGCCCCCGTGTGGTGCACGAGCTGGCGCAGGGACGCCGCCACCGTCGCCGGGCCTCTCCTAAGGCTGCCGGAGTTTCCCCACCTCGACCTCCCCCGCCCCCAGATCACCACCAGCCACCCCAACGGCTACCTGTGGAAGCGCGACCATGTCGAACCATGGCTCGGTGAATCGGCTGTCGTCTGGGTCGACGACGACTTCACCGGCCTCGACCACGCCTGGGCCTCCGAACGGACTGCCCGTGGCCACCCCACGCTGCTCATCCAGCCGGATCCGTACATCGGACTTCAGAGGGCACACCTCGTGGCGGTCCAGGAATGGGCCTCGCTACAGGCCACGGCAAAGGGATCTCTGGAAACGGAGTATCAAGGCCAGGCTGGTCAAAGCCGTCTGTGA
- a CDS encoding SAM-dependent methyltransferase: MLAQVSPWYAHAAQRIAAAPAHALTAPARMEWSTHAGVGPGAEILGRDLCGKRVLELGCGPGHNVAHLAKHHQARVTGVDLVGLQIRRARSHYGHIDGATFAAGHALHHLQATGQTFDAIYSVFGAVGLVAPELLLTAISRRLVPGGVLAFSVPHPTRAGRHPSRDDRPREDYVTMPDRTRLPIARWEFDSRRWAAHLSRTGLRITSAVELRHPGLAAWPTTLLITARKR; the protein is encoded by the coding sequence GTGCTCGCCCAGGTTTCCCCCTGGTACGCCCACGCAGCCCAGCGCATAGCCGCTGCCCCCGCGCACGCCCTCACCGCACCGGCCCGGATGGAATGGAGCACCCACGCGGGCGTCGGTCCCGGAGCTGAGATTCTGGGACGGGATCTTTGCGGCAAGCGCGTCCTGGAGCTGGGCTGCGGCCCCGGCCACAACGTGGCCCACCTCGCGAAGCACCACCAGGCCCGCGTCACCGGCGTGGACCTGGTCGGCCTCCAGATTCGCCGAGCCCGCTCCCACTACGGCCACATCGACGGCGCAACCTTCGCCGCCGGCCACGCCCTGCACCACCTTCAGGCCACCGGCCAGACCTTCGACGCGATCTACTCGGTCTTCGGCGCCGTCGGGCTGGTCGCCCCAGAGCTCCTACTCACCGCGATCTCCCGCCGCCTGGTGCCAGGCGGCGTACTGGCCTTCTCCGTGCCGCACCCGACACGGGCCGGAAGACATCCTTCGCGAGACGACCGTCCCCGCGAGGACTACGTCACCATGCCCGACCGCACCAGGCTGCCCATCGCCCGCTGGGAGTTCGACTCCCGCCGGTGGGCCGCCCATCTCTCCCGGACCGGTCTGCGAATCACCTCGGCCGTCGAACTCCGGCACCCTGGCCTCGCCGCGTGGCCCACCACTCTCCTGATCACCGCCCGCAAACGCTGA
- a CDS encoding aminoglycoside phosphotransferase family protein, producing the protein MDQSLTAALLDDLCALVGKPLPERAEIRVWGMSGVERVTFPDGTTAVFKYAKEPFDREAQALRVAHQRGLPVPALHATAMQDKWLGMLMDDLGTPAREADDLDGVAAAVMLHAACPAGGLPLLDGAGLAALPGRALDHLQRLRKAVRWTDCDDIETALGKISAAAEARVQGATLDPFGWVHSEFHPTSVHIGENGWHLLDFARAFTGPGLIDLASYHGTTDAPSPVRLRVFLEQYVTAGGHEDALATRGGLAAEAWALGWHRMWAVEWFMEQAIRWIDDPAKDPAYIPVVRRHLNDVVQLLEV; encoded by the coding sequence ATGGACCAGAGCCTGACCGCCGCTCTGCTGGACGACCTGTGCGCCCTCGTCGGCAAGCCCCTCCCCGAACGTGCCGAGATCCGTGTCTGGGGCATGTCCGGCGTCGAACGCGTCACCTTCCCCGACGGCACCACGGCCGTCTTCAAGTACGCCAAGGAGCCATTCGACCGCGAGGCCCAGGCCCTGCGGGTTGCCCACCAGCGCGGGCTGCCGGTCCCCGCGCTTCACGCCACCGCCATGCAGGACAAGTGGCTCGGGATGCTCATGGACGACCTCGGCACTCCCGCACGGGAGGCCGACGACCTCGACGGCGTCGCCGCCGCCGTGATGCTCCACGCCGCCTGCCCGGCGGGCGGTCTGCCCCTCCTCGACGGTGCGGGCCTCGCGGCCCTGCCCGGCCGAGCCCTCGATCACCTCCAGCGGCTGCGGAAGGCCGTCCGCTGGACGGACTGCGACGACATCGAGACCGCGCTGGGGAAGATCTCCGCCGCGGCCGAGGCCCGTGTCCAGGGGGCGACGCTCGACCCGTTCGGCTGGGTCCACTCCGAGTTCCACCCCACGAGCGTCCACATCGGGGAGAACGGCTGGCACCTCCTCGACTTCGCCCGCGCCTTCACCGGGCCCGGCCTGATCGACCTCGCCTCGTACCACGGCACCACCGACGCGCCGAGCCCCGTCCGACTACGAGTGTTCCTGGAGCAGTACGTCACCGCAGGCGGCCACGAGGACGCCCTCGCCACCCGGGGCGGCCTGGCCGCCGAGGCGTGGGCCCTGGGCTGGCACCGCATGTGGGCCGTGGAGTGGTTCATGGAGCAGGCCATCCGCTGGATCGACGACCCGGCCAAGGATCCCGCGTACATCCCCGTCGTCCGCCGCCACCTGAACGACGTGGTCCAACTCCTGGAGGTCTAG
- a CDS encoding tetratricopeptide repeat protein, with translation MPAPTSANSRLRNTINAAGCTYDELAKDVRRIAAENGELLQTNKSAISHWVGGARAPYGRAGQYVAEALSRRLGRVVTQTEIGLESPDTEPLHIGDPVATVTDLGRADVERRRFLAIAAFTTAGVAMPLVHDHEATSRMLRARAGRSVIGGEDIDVVRQITAAFSAADERLGGGHGLTTVTAYLADTAAPMLRGRFACEDLRNSAFGAVAELAYLAGWKHHDLGQAGAAQRYYQVGYQLACEADPHGHAAWMMRALAHQSLSLKQPHHCVDLVEGALSRGLGHVDGQTEALLHIAHARAYAAVGENPSAARALLAAEDALLREDGPQPSFSRVSGPAAGTVASHTARTLTDLADHIGTEQQHRDALTRWDPEKYKRVHALTHADLGDSLAAQARADEAVAAWTQALVLMEGMTSDRTRKAITSIRSTLAVYQRRRVPGAADLARRAREALA, from the coding sequence GTGCCGGCACCGACCAGCGCCAACTCTCGCCTGCGCAACACGATCAACGCCGCCGGGTGCACGTACGACGAGCTCGCCAAGGACGTACGCCGCATCGCCGCCGAGAACGGCGAACTGCTCCAGACCAACAAGTCGGCCATCTCCCACTGGGTGGGCGGTGCCCGCGCGCCGTACGGCAGGGCGGGCCAGTACGTGGCCGAAGCGCTCTCCCGCCGGTTGGGCCGTGTCGTGACTCAGACGGAGATCGGCTTGGAAAGCCCGGACACCGAGCCGCTGCACATTGGCGACCCGGTCGCCACGGTCACCGACCTCGGCCGCGCGGATGTCGAACGCCGCCGCTTTCTCGCCATCGCCGCCTTCACCACAGCTGGCGTCGCCATGCCGCTCGTCCACGATCACGAAGCCACTTCCCGGATGCTCCGCGCCCGAGCGGGCCGGTCCGTCATCGGCGGTGAGGACATCGACGTCGTACGGCAGATCACGGCGGCCTTCAGCGCCGCGGACGAACGCCTCGGCGGCGGCCATGGCCTGACCACCGTTACCGCCTACCTCGCCGACACGGCAGCACCCATGCTCCGAGGTCGCTTCGCCTGCGAAGACTTACGCAACTCCGCTTTCGGTGCAGTCGCCGAACTCGCCTACCTGGCAGGGTGGAAGCACCACGACCTCGGCCAGGCAGGAGCTGCCCAGCGCTACTACCAGGTCGGATACCAGCTCGCCTGCGAAGCAGATCCCCACGGCCACGCCGCGTGGATGATGCGCGCCCTCGCCCACCAGTCCCTCAGCCTCAAACAGCCCCACCACTGCGTCGACCTCGTCGAAGGCGCCCTCAGCCGCGGCCTCGGCCACGTCGACGGCCAGACCGAAGCGCTGCTCCACATCGCCCACGCCCGTGCCTACGCGGCCGTCGGCGAGAACCCATCGGCCGCACGTGCTCTCCTCGCCGCCGAGGACGCCCTCCTGCGCGAGGATGGTCCGCAGCCGAGCTTCTCCCGGGTCAGCGGCCCCGCGGCCGGCACCGTGGCCAGCCACACCGCCCGCACCCTGACCGACCTCGCCGACCACATCGGCACGGAACAGCAGCACCGCGACGCGCTCACCCGCTGGGACCCGGAGAAGTACAAGCGTGTCCACGCCCTCACCCATGCCGACCTCGGCGACAGCCTCGCCGCCCAGGCTCGCGCCGACGAGGCTGTCGCTGCCTGGACCCAGGCCCTGGTCCTCATGGAAGGCATGACTTCCGACCGCACCCGCAAGGCCATCACCTCGATCCGCAGCACCCTCGCGGTCTACCAGCGCCGCCGCGTCCCCGGCGCCGCCGATCTCGCCCGCCGCGCACGCGAGGCCCTCGCCTAA
- a CDS encoding NUDIX domain-containing protein, translated as MPNNPPDEGNTVAQQTDERSKALNPALESMALLVAAVIVHDKATNRVVLLQRSENAKFAQGLWDLPVGKSEPGEPITETAVRELYEETGLTVKPESLKVAHIIHGAWGVEAPNGFLTVVFAAHGWTGEPENREPRKHSQVRWVDAEAIPEPFVDTTASALRRYLSGGLDVSIQGWTTA; from the coding sequence ATGCCCAACAACCCGCCCGACGAAGGGAACACCGTGGCTCAGCAGACCGACGAACGCTCCAAAGCCCTCAATCCGGCGCTCGAGTCGATGGCCTTGCTGGTCGCGGCCGTCATCGTCCATGACAAGGCCACCAACCGCGTCGTACTCCTCCAGCGCAGCGAGAACGCCAAGTTTGCGCAGGGCCTGTGGGACCTCCCCGTCGGCAAGAGCGAACCGGGCGAGCCCATCACCGAGACTGCGGTCCGCGAGCTTTACGAGGAGACGGGCCTCACGGTGAAGCCCGAATCCCTCAAGGTTGCCCACATCATCCACGGCGCCTGGGGCGTCGAGGCCCCCAACGGCTTCCTGACCGTCGTCTTCGCCGCCCACGGATGGACCGGCGAACCCGAAAACCGCGAACCCCGCAAGCACTCCCAGGTCCGCTGGGTCGACGCCGAAGCCATCCCCGAACCCTTCGTCGACACCACCGCCAGTGCCCTCCGCCGCTACCTGAGCGGTGGGCTGGACGTGTCGATCCAGGGCTGGACGACGGCGTGA